The segment TGTTAAGCAATATTGGGTTGCTAATTCTTTGATGTTCCAACAGTAGTACGGGCATGCAGTCTTGTGGGTTACATGAACTTCACCATTCGGACGCAACATGCCACTTGCGTTCCTGAAAAACCCACGAACCAAACTTCTATGCATCCTACAAGCAACACCACCAAATGGGTGATTTTTACATATCCCTCTAGAATTTAGGCCCTAATGTATATGTTTGAATAGTTAACTTATAAGATTTGGAGTAATTAACTAAAGGAAGCTTACATGATGACCAAGTGATCACTTTCTTTCCCTAGAAAGCCGGCATGTGGGAAATTATATACTATCCGGTCAAACTTTCGCATTCGAAGATAAGCATCAAGTTTCATTTTGGTGGAATCAACCCCATGTAATAGTTGAGCTCCAAAACTATCCAAAATTTCCAAGTTTCTTTTTGCTCTCTTGTATTTCTTGATAAGAACATCTTGCAGAATCAAAGTATGCCCAAATCACAAGACCAGTATGTCATTGATCATGTGTTTATTTGAAACAAAAAGTTCACACTTTAAACAACAAAGAGTATGAAAGCTTTTATAATATGGAAACCTAAAGATGAACCGAGTTGGTTGATAAGTTGTGACGTACTATACAAGACTAGTATATCTTCAACTGTTTTACTTTTTCCTTTAGTTAAAATTTctagttttattatttttatctaTTTCAACCTTAACAAAAAATATTTCAAGAAAATTGatattattaattatttgttTATAAAATCAAGTGTCATATTTTCTTCACTTATCACAGAAAACGGTCTTAAAAGAAATGATATTCCTCAACAATAATCTACTGATTTATCATTAAATGCAACAAAAAAAATGTTACATGCATATTTCATACTAAAATAAAAAGTTGTAGCATGTTTGTAGAAAACATTTtgttacaagaaaaaaaaaacattaattaaagCTTCCTGAATTTAGctaataaaataacaaaaaaaaaagacttcATTACCAAAGAGTGCACATAAAATCAGGTTTGAGAACTAAAATAGCAAACTGATTATGGAAACCTTAATTAGCGACTAATTACAGTTCAGAAATGGAGATTAACAGGTGATGAAAGCACTGATTCATTACCATAAGAATCGAGAGAAGAGGCTACAATGTTGGAAGCAGACCCAAAAGACATCGCCAGACTCACACAGAAAGAGAAATCTCCTTCTCCAACTAACAGTATCTGATGATTCGAAGAGTAATGCTTCGCCCATTTCTCTTCGCCATCTTCATCGCTAATTCTCTTCATCGACATTTTCCGTAGTACATGCTCCCCTGCAATTTCCACCACTGTTAACGATGTTttcgactagagagagaaaggcgGAAGTGGAAACTGTAACGGTGTATGAACGCAAGTGATATaatccaaaaaaaataaataaataaacaaacaaacgTTGGGTGAAGAATTACCAAAGTGCCACTGGAATTTTGAAAAGCAAAAATACAATCTAAAATATCGATTAAATTATCCGAAGGGTACGTGATTTGACATTTCCATCATAGAGCGTTTGCGGCGATAAAGATCTCGCTGTAGTTCTACTTAATTGGTCCCCTTCAAGTTTAGACTATTATCAATGGAGCTCATAAATTTAAGGTCCCGATAAATAGAagctaaaaattaaattaaatttggTATTTGAtaacaaaattacaaataaaattaattattattatagtgttaaaacaaatatatattagAAGTTAAAAATTAAGTTAAAACGGAACGCGTGTGGCATGTTGCATCCAAACGGTGAAGTTCATGTAATAAATGCACACACATTCTACCGTTGGAATATCAAAGAATTGGCAATTCAAAGTGGTTTAACATTGATTGAATGTATGGAGTTCAAGATTGAAGATTATCCtggttataacaacaaaatagGAGCTGGTAGGAATTCCGACCAGCCATTTCATCTAGGGGAGTGTA is part of the Lactuca sativa cultivar Salinas chromosome 7, Lsat_Salinas_v11, whole genome shotgun sequence genome and harbors:
- the LOC111884763 gene encoding heavy metal-associated isoprenylated plant protein 41 is translated as MSMKRISDEDGEEKWAKHYSSNHQILLVGEGDFSFCVSLAMSFGSASNIVASSLDSYDVLIKKYKRAKRNLEILDSFGAQLLHGVDSTKMKLDAYLRMRKFDRIVYNFPHAGFLGKESDHLVIMMHRSLVRGFFRNASGMLRPNGEVHVTHKTACPYYCWNIKELATQYCLTLLECVKFKIKDYPGYKNKRGDGRNADHPFPLGKCSTFKFILSSKANKLSTSNPQQPQEIPLQRANERIAMNHPFPVMMNKECFRVFKEYFNHSCSSSGESHDNLPYRDQDMLKIGYERYNAENNGKPLDGYVCLVEELRKFSRQRVAFLRNWLLEIDHQYLSVQVLTEKSLA